From the genome of Gemmatimonadaceae bacterium:
TCCTGGGGACCGATGCACGGATACGGCGTCGCGCGATTCATTCGTGACGGATCGGCCGGCAGCTTCAAGGTGCTCGACGGGGCGCTCTACACGTCGCTGCATCGCATGGAAGAGCGCGGCTGGGTGTCGTCGGAATGGGGCAGCTCCGACAAAAAGAAGCGCGCCAAGTTCTACCGGCTGACCGCGGGCGGCCGACGCGCGCTGCGTGCGGAGACGGAATCGTGGAACGACTACGCGGCGGCGGTCGCGCGGGTGATGGTCGCCGTTCCGGCGGTCGCCGAGTCATGACCGCGTCGCGCTGGTATCGCTACCTGCGCTTCTGGCGCCGCGACGTCCGCGCGGACATCGACGACGAGCTGCACTTCCACTTCGAAGCGCGCATCGAGGAGCTGACCTCGAGCGGGATGTCGCCCCGCGAGGCGCGTGCGCGGGCGATCGCCGAATTCGGCGACGTCGACGAAGTGCGCCGTGGGTTGCGCGAGATCGACGATCGCCTCGCTCGCCGCCGCGACCGGCTCGAGTGGTTCGACGCGCTGCGACAGGACGTCGTCTACTCGCTTCGATCGCTGCGTCGCGCCCCCGCGGTGTCGCTCACGATCATCGTGACGCTTGCACTCGGACTCGGCGTGAACGCGGCGATGTTCTCGTTGCTCGACGCGATCTTCGTGCGGCCGCCGGCGGGAGTGGTGAGGCCGGCGGAAATACGCCGGCTCTGGAGCGAGCGGCGATTCTCGAGCGGCAGACAGTTTTGGTCCGGATTCGACTACGCGTCCTACGACGCGATGCTGGCCTCACTCGGCGACAAGGCTGATCTCTTCTCGTACACGCCTCCGTGGCCAATCTCGATGGGCATCGGCGAGGATCCGCCGAAGGCGGAGGTGAGCAGCGCGAACGCCAACTACTTCCGCGTGCTCGGCATTCGGCCGGCGATGGGACGCTTCTACACCGCCGAGGAAGATCGCGTCGATGCACCGGCCGCGGTCGTGGTGGTGAGCGATGCATTCTGGCGCCGGCGGTTGGACGCGGATCCCAAGGTCGTTGGACGATCGATCGAATTGCTCGAAGACCGATATGGCAAGCCTCTACTTCGGCCCTACACGATCATCGGAGTTACGCCACCACGATTTACCGGCATCGATCTGGATGCCGCGGAAGTTTGGCGACCGATCGGTTCCGGTCTCCCGCAGGGAAAGGCGCCATGGTACCGCAGTCCGTTCGTAAACGGCTTTCAAGTCGTGATGCGTATGTCGCCGGACGCGCGCGAAGGTGAGCTTGCTCAACGGGCGACAAACCGGCTGCGCGCAGGGGACGTCGGCTATAGAAAAGACTCGACTACGGTGGCGGTCTTCGGCGCGATCGTCGCGGCGCGTGGGCCCGGAAAGCTCGATAGCAGCGTACAAGTCGCGACGCGGCTCGGTGGCGTCGCGATCATCGTGCTGATCGTGGCGTGCGCGAACATCGTGAACCTGCTTCTCGCGCGGGCCGTGCGTCGCCGCCGAGAGATCGCAATCCGGCTCACGCTCGGCGTGTCGCGATCGCGGCTCGTGAGGCTGCTTGTCACTGAGAGCATCCTGTTGGCACTCGCCGCGGCGGCCGCCGCGGCGATCGCCGCGCTCTGGGGCGGAACACTTCTTCGTCACCTGCTGACTCCCGAGATTCATTGGGCCGATTCGCCGTTGAACCCGCGCGTGCTGACATTCGCTGGTCTCGCGGCAATCACGTCAGGATTCATCGCCGGCCTCGTGCCCGCGCTGCAAACGCTCTCGCCGGATTTGACGAATGCCCTCAAGGCGGGAGCGCGCGAAGGGACGTCGCGCCCGTCGCGACTTCGGTCGTCGCTCATCGTGGTGCAGGCAGCGCTGTCCGTTGTGCTCGTCGTCGGCGCGGCGCTTTTCGTAAGAAGCCTGTCGAACGTCGAATCCTTCGACATCGGCTATACCGTGAATCGTCTCGCCTTCGTTCGGCTCGCCAACGCCGCTCTCGACAGCACGGCGAAACGAGTGCAGTCCGATCGTTTGCTGGCGATGCGGGAGCGCTTCGAGAGAATTCCCGGCGTCGAACGAGTCGCCTACACGTCGAGTCGGCCGATCTACGCCATCCAGTTCATGGACTACGCGCCCGACGCCGATACACTCGCGCACAAGAAACCGCCCGGGATCTACACGGCCGTCTCCGCTGGATTCTTCGCCGCGACTGGGACGCGGTTGCTCCGCGGCCACGACTTTTCGCCGTCGCCCGGGCCGAGTGATCCCTACGGTGTGGTCGTGAATCAGGCCATGGCCGAGGCGCTCTGGCCGCACGAGGATCCCATCGGCCGGTGCATCCGCTTCGAGAAATCGCCGGTGTGCGCGACGGTGATCGGGGTCGCTCAGACGGCGATGCTCACGGAAGTCAGAGAGGATCCATCGCCGCACATGTACGTCCAATTGGACCACATGCCGTTCCGCGGCTGGGGCGTCGGCGACATCGTCCTGCGCGTCGATCCAAGCCGCACGACCGCCGTGCTCAACGAAATGCGGTCGATGCTGCGCAACGAATTTCCAAACGTCTACTCGCGCTCGACGACGATGGCCGCGTCGATGGAACCCGAGTATCGCCCGTGGCGACTCGGCGCGACGCTGTTCACGCTGTTCGGATTGCTCGCCCTCGTCGTCGCGGGGGTTGGTGTGTACAGCAGCGTGTCGTACGGCGTGAGCCAACGCACGCACGAGTTCGGCGTGCGCGCGGCGCTGGGCGCGACGACGAGCAACGTGCTGTCTCAGGTGCTCGGCGAAGGCCTTCGCACGGTCGCAATCGGCGTCGCCGTCGGTGTCGCGCTCGCGCTCGCCGCGGGTCGATTGGTCGCGTCGCTCCTCTACGGCGTCAAGGCAAACGATCCCGGCGCGATGACGATCGCCGCGATCGCCCTGCTTTCAATCGCCGCGGTCGCGTCGCTCGTTCCCGCATGGCGCGCCGCCAAGGCCGATCCGGTCGAAGCCTTGCGCGCCGAGTAGTCACCGGGCGCTGTGAGCGCTCACGATCGCCGGCGATGGTAGTAGAAGTCGTATGTCGTCGTCCACGTCGCGCCGCCGTCGTTCGACAGCTCGCCGTGCTGGCGCACGGTGCTGTCGTTCACCGGTGTGAACGTGAGCCGCTGCAGCCGTTGCGCGGGCGCTGACGCCGCGGGTCGCGCGATCAGCGACAACGATCCGTCGTGCCACTCGCTCTCGCGATACTCGGTCACGGCGCCGCCCTGTCCCACCCAGTACTGCTGCCACTGTTTCGCAGCCGGGTTGAACGCGTTGAGACTCTTGCCGGTCGTGCCGTTCAACGCGGTCCAGTTTTCGAGCAACCCGCATCCGCCGGCCATCGACTGCACGCTGCTCGATCCCACGGCGTGGCCGTCGGGAGTTGTGACCTGCCATTCGCCGACCCAGAAGTCGAAGCGATGCCGATCCGCGTTGCCGGCGCACGGGTTCGGCGGAGGTCCGCTGGGAGCCGAGGCCCCGGTCTGACCTGGTGCGACTCGCGCGCAGGCGACGAGAGTCGCGACGGTGATGACTCGGCTGAGTGAACGCATGCGGCCTCCCTGGTGGCGCGACGGGTCGCATTCTACGTCGCGCGGCCGGCGGAGCCATTGTTTAGGCCAAAGGCTTACAAGACTCGCGGGGTTTGTTAACGGGGGACGGGTTGGACGGGTGGACCGGTGGACCGGTTAAAATTCAGACATATGACTCGGCAACTTCGGTTTCTCGTTTGCGCTTCGACTGCTCTGGTGGTCGGCGCGTGTCGCGCCGCGGATCAGCCGGCGATGTCGATGGCGGAGATCAAGATCCCGCCGGGCGCCAATTATACGGCGGCGGATGTCCGCTTCATGCAGGGCATGATCCACCATCACGGGCAGGCGCTGAAGATGGCGGCGATGGCGCCGACGCACGGCGCGGGGCCTTCGGTAAAGCTCCTCTGCGAGAAGATCAACGTCTCGCAGAAGGACGAGATCGCGTCGATGACGACGTGGCTCAAGGAGCGAAATCAGGCCGTCCCCGACCCGAACGATCCGCATCCGATGATGATGCCCGGGATGCTGACCGATGCGCAGCTCGCGGCACTCGACCAGGCGCGCGACACCACGTTCGACCGATTGTTTCTCACCGACATGATCCAGCACCACGAAGGCGCGATCAAAATGGTCAAGGATCTCTTCGCGACGCCGGGTGCGGGGCAGGCATCGGAGATGTTTCGCTTCGCGTCGGACGTGGACGCGGACCAGCGAGGTGAGATTGCGCGAATGCAGGCCATGCTGGCGTCGCCGACGCACAGCGTGACCACTCCCGCTCAATAGCTCAGCGGCGCGGCCGAGTGCCGCTCGGAACTGAAGGTGCGCCGGGCCGGGTACCGCTGGGGACCGATGGCGATCCGGGGGGTCGCGTTCCGCTCGGGACTGACGAGGGCGGAACGGGAGGCACGGCCGGTCTCACTCCGCTCGTTGCGGGCGGCATTCCGGGGCGAGTCCCGCTCGGCACGGACGGCGCACCGGGAGAGGCTGCCGCCGCGACCGACGGTGCGCTCGGCACGGCAGCTTCGCCGGTCGCGGGGGTCGTTACCTTCGCCTCGGGGACGAAGACGTCCACTGAGAAGCTGAACGAGCGCTGCTCGCCCGGCTCGAGCGCGCCGACGTTGACCACCTGTCGCGCGACCTCCTCGCCCTTTTCGTTCTTGATGGAAACGAGGACCGAGTACTCCCACGCCTGACCGACGTTGGGATGCTTCACCGCGCCCTCGAGGGACAGCGCGGAAAAGCTCGGCGCGGGGTTTGCCGCCGCGCCGGGCTCGAACTTCAGATGCTTCCTACACGCCGGGCAACTGCTCGCGCTCTGAAGAATTACTGCCCGGCAATGCGGGCAAAGGCGAGTTGCCCCCGCCGGCGTTCGGAACGTGCTCACTAGAGCGTGCCTGTCCCCAGCTTGAGAGCGGGTTTCGACACAACCTCGTCACCCCAGCCGAATTCCGAGCGTCCGCGCATGCGCGAGCCGGCGGCGACGGTGAGCGTGCCAGCCTTGAGGTCTCCGTTCAGGACACCCGTCTCCTGAAGCTCGACGCGCTGGGCGCTCTCGATGTTGCCCTCGACCTCACCGGCGATGACGACGGCGTTGGCTCGCACGCTTCCGGTGAGCTTGGCGCCGGCTTCGATCGTGAGGTCACCCTGGATGCTGACGTCACCCTTGAAGCGACCGGCGAGGCGCACGTTGCCGGCGCCCTCGATCTTGCCCTCAATGGTGATGTCGGCTGCAATCATGGATTCACGCGCCTCGCGCGCGGGACGGCGCATCGAGCTTGAATTAAACGAGTTGTCCATGGAGGAGTCGGGCTCTCTTCGGAAAGCTGGTTCTGGGGCGGCGGGGGCAGGAGTCATCGGGGCGTCCTTTTTCGGTGAAGTTGCGTCCTTCCAAATCGCCATTGCTCGGGGCTCCTCTAGAGATGCGGAATTGCGTGCAGAGGAATACTTGCCGATGGACGCGCCCGCCGTCAGGTGCGTCACACGAATGTGGATTTTCTTCGACAAACCCCGGTCGGGCCCGCTACGGCAATGGTGTTTCGCCCCCCGGGATCGACAATGTAGCCGTGGTACCGCGTGCAAGCCGGACCGTCCCCGACCAAGCTCGCGGCTCACGCTCCAAGCTCTTGCTCAAGGCTAGGCTCGCTTCGCAGGTCGAGGCAACGCTGATGCGCTATAGCCTCGGCTTTGTCTTTCTCGGCGCCTTGCCGCAGTTCAGCGGCCAATTCGCCGGCCACGTCCCTGGCGAGCGATCGCGCGCGATGAAGTCGGGATCCTCCGACGCCAAGTACACGAGCATCGCGGCCAACGTCGCGTTGTGCTTGAGATCGTCGAACGCAATCTTGTCGTACGTGTCGCGGTTGGTGTGCCACGTATACGTACCGTAATTCCAACCCACCGCGCCGAGTCCGAACGACGGCGTGCCCTTGCAGGCGAACACGGCGCCGTCCGTGCCGCCGGGATTTCCGGTCGGGACGTCGTTGAAGCTCCACGACACCACGTTGGGGCTCGTGCTGTCGGTGAAGAAGCTCGGCAGCTTCTCGTACCAGGCCTTGAGATGGTGGCCGATGTCGCTCAGTCCCGACGACGACACGCCCTGAATGCGGCCCGTGCCGTTGTCCTGGTTGAAGAGCGCCTGGAGACCCTTCATCACCTCGGGGTGGTCTTCGGTGAACGCGGTCGAGCCGTTGAGTCCCTGTTCTTCGCTGGCCCAATGGCCGACGATGATCGTTCGCTTCGGGTGCGGATAGGCCGTTTTCAGAATCCTCATTGCTTCCATGGCCATCATCGTACCCGTGCCATTATCCGTCGCACCGGACGAGCCGTCCCACGAGTCGAAGTGCGCCGAGAGCATAACGTATTCGTTCGGCTTCTCCGTGCCCTTGATCGTGCCGACCGTGTTGAACACCGGCTGCTCGCCGAGCAGCTGCGCGTCGAGGTCGAGGCGGACCTTCGGCTTCTGATTGTTCTCGGCGAGGCGATAGAGCAGCCCGTAGTCCTCGCAGGTGAGCGTGACCGCGGGCGCGATCTTGTTGTACGACTCGAAGACCTCGATGGTCCCCCAGCCGCCGGAACCGGTTCCAGGAGCGCCGCCGCGACCGCCGCCGCGGCCTTCGCCGGCGTTGCCCGCCTGCACGATGCCGCCCGCGGTGACCGATGCGCCGGGGCCGCCGCCGCCGCGTGCGGTCGCCGGACCCGGAGTCAGATTTCCGCGACCGCCTCGTCCTCCGCGGCCGTTGTCCGCCACCGGGAACGGGTTCGGGAATCCGGAGAACTTCGTGCGCGACGTGATCATCCCCGCGACGCCCGCCTTCTCGAGACGCATGCCGAGCGTGCCGGTGCCGAGCGCCAGCGAGTAGCCGGTGCCGCGATAGAGCTTCGTGCTGTCGGAGCTCGCCGCCCAGTCGCGCTGCATCTCGGCGATGAGCGTGTCCATGCGCGCCATCGATTCGGGCGTGGACCAGCGGTACCAGTCTTCGCTGGGCCGACACGTTGGCCACGCGGGCGAGAGCATGACGATCTTGCCGCGTGCCTTCGGGAGCCATTTCACGAATTCGGTGCTGTCGGCGAACTTCGGGAGCACGACCACCGGCGCCGTCACGGGGCGCCCGTTCGTGCCGGGACTCCAGGCCAACATCATCCCCTCGAGCGAG
Proteins encoded in this window:
- a CDS encoding PadR family transcriptional regulator, coding for MTTRELDLLQGTLDVLVLRALSWGPMHGYGVARFIRDGSAGSFKVLDGALYTSLHRMEERGWVSSEWGSSDKKKRAKFYRLTAGGRRALRAETESWNDYAAAVARVMVAVPAVAES
- a CDS encoding ADOP family duplicated permease, yielding MTASRWYRYLRFWRRDVRADIDDELHFHFEARIEELTSSGMSPREARARAIAEFGDVDEVRRGLREIDDRLARRRDRLEWFDALRQDVVYSLRSLRRAPAVSLTIIVTLALGLGVNAAMFSLLDAIFVRPPAGVVRPAEIRRLWSERRFSSGRQFWSGFDYASYDAMLASLGDKADLFSYTPPWPISMGIGEDPPKAEVSSANANYFRVLGIRPAMGRFYTAEEDRVDAPAAVVVVSDAFWRRRLDADPKVVGRSIELLEDRYGKPLLRPYTIIGVTPPRFTGIDLDAAEVWRPIGSGLPQGKAPWYRSPFVNGFQVVMRMSPDAREGELAQRATNRLRAGDVGYRKDSTTVAVFGAIVAARGPGKLDSSVQVATRLGGVAIIVLIVACANIVNLLLARAVRRRREIAIRLTLGVSRSRLVRLLVTESILLALAAAAAAAIAALWGGTLLRHLLTPEIHWADSPLNPRVLTFAGLAAITSGFIAGLVPALQTLSPDLTNALKAGAREGTSRPSRLRSSLIVVQAALSVVLVVGAALFVRSLSNVESFDIGYTVNRLAFVRLANAALDSTAKRVQSDRLLAMRERFERIPGVERVAYTSSRPIYAIQFMDYAPDADTLAHKKPPGIYTAVSAGFFAATGTRLLRGHDFSPSPGPSDPYGVVVNQAMAEALWPHEDPIGRCIRFEKSPVCATVIGVAQTAMLTEVREDPSPHMYVQLDHMPFRGWGVGDIVLRVDPSRTTAVLNEMRSMLRNEFPNVYSRSTTMAASMEPEYRPWRLGATLFTLFGLLALVVAGVGVYSSVSYGVSQRTHEFGVRAALGATTSNVLSQVLGEGLRTVAIGVAVGVALALAAGRLVASLLYGVKANDPGAMTIAAIALLSIAAVASLVPAWRAAKADPVEALRAE
- a CDS encoding DUF305 domain-containing protein codes for the protein MTRQLRFLVCASTALVVGACRAADQPAMSMAEIKIPPGANYTAADVRFMQGMIHHHGQALKMAAMAPTHGAGPSVKLLCEKINVSQKDEIASMTTWLKERNQAVPDPNDPHPMMMPGMLTDAQLAALDQARDTTFDRLFLTDMIQHHEGAIKMVKDLFATPGAGQASEMFRFASDVDADQRGEIARMQAMLASPTHSVTTPAQ
- a CDS encoding polymer-forming cytoskeletal protein yields the protein MRRPAREARESMIAADITIEGKIEGAGNVRLAGRFKGDVSIQGDLTIEAGAKLTGSVRANAVVIAGEVEGNIESAQRVELQETGVLNGDLKAGTLTVAAGSRMRGRSEFGWGDEVVSKPALKLGTGTL
- a CDS encoding M20/M25/M40 family metallo-hydrolase translates to MALRRLLLRSSLASVALAASAAAQTAPPPHFPTDDATLQRIWRLGMDSSHVQKLSQTLFDSIGPRLTGGPGIKAASNWVINMYKSWGIEAKREPYGTWRGWRRGVSHIDLVSPRVRSLEGMMLAWSPGTNGRPVTAPVVVLPKFADSTEFVKWLPKARGKIVMLSPAWPTCRPSEDWYRWSTPESMARMDTLIAEMQRDWAASSDSTKLYRGTGYSLALGTGTLGMRLEKAGVAGMITSRTKFSGFPNPFPVADNGRGGRGGRGNLTPGPATARGGGGPGASVTAGGIVQAGNAGEGRGGGRGGAPGTGSGGWGTIEVFESYNKIAPAVTLTCEDYGLLYRLAENNQKPKVRLDLDAQLLGEQPVFNTVGTIKGTEKPNEYVMLSAHFDSWDGSSGATDNGTGTMMAMEAMRILKTAYPHPKRTIIVGHWASEEQGLNGSTAFTEDHPEVMKGLQALFNQDNGTGRIQGVSSSGLSDIGHHLKAWYEKLPSFFTDSTSPNVVSWSFNDVPTGNPGGTDGAVFACKGTPSFGLGAVGWNYGTYTWHTNRDTYDKIAFDDLKHNATLAAMLVYLASEDPDFIARDRSPGTWPANWPLNCGKAPRKTKPRL